The proteins below are encoded in one region of Halorarum halophilum:
- a CDS encoding Gfo/Idh/MocA family protein, whose protein sequence is MSDPLAAGVIGVGSMGRNHARVYSELPDVDLVGVADLDTQAARGVADDYGSVARDAGDLLEDADLVSVAVPTAAHPAMLERAIDAGTHALVEKPYVDDLQRGRELAERARDEGLVLQVGHIERFNPAVRALADVLPNIDVLAVDAQRLGPPRQREVADSAVFDLMIHDIDIVCSLLDDAPVSVDAAGVDGNRYATATCRFEDGVIANLTASRVTQRKVRKLGITARECRVCVDYMNQSVEIHRHTAPAYVENDGTVRERVESVVERPTVENGEPLKAELESFAAAVRNGSEPVVTAEDGLRAVEVARRIDDIAAGRRREEREKEVAS, encoded by the coding sequence ATGAGCGACCCGCTGGCCGCCGGCGTCATCGGCGTCGGCAGTATGGGACGCAACCACGCCCGGGTGTACAGCGAACTCCCGGACGTGGACCTGGTCGGCGTCGCCGACCTCGACACGCAGGCCGCCCGGGGAGTCGCCGACGACTACGGCTCGGTCGCCCGCGACGCCGGCGACCTCCTCGAGGACGCCGACCTCGTCTCCGTCGCGGTGCCGACGGCCGCCCACCCCGCGATGCTCGAACGCGCGATCGACGCGGGCACGCACGCGCTGGTCGAGAAACCGTACGTCGACGACCTCCAGCGGGGACGCGAACTCGCGGAGCGCGCCCGCGACGAGGGGCTTGTGCTCCAGGTCGGCCACATCGAGCGGTTCAACCCCGCCGTGCGGGCGCTGGCCGACGTGCTCCCGAACATCGACGTGCTCGCGGTCGACGCCCAGCGGCTCGGACCGCCGCGCCAGCGCGAGGTGGCCGACTCGGCCGTGTTCGACCTGATGATCCACGACATCGACATCGTGTGCTCGCTGCTCGACGACGCCCCCGTCTCCGTGGACGCGGCGGGCGTGGACGGCAACCGCTACGCCACCGCGACCTGCCGGTTCGAGGACGGCGTCATCGCGAACCTGACGGCGAGCCGCGTCACCCAGCGGAAGGTGCGAAAGCTCGGCATCACCGCCCGCGAGTGCCGGGTCTGCGTGGACTACATGAACCAGTCGGTGGAGATCCACCGCCACACCGCGCCGGCGTACGTCGAGAACGACGGCACGGTGCGCGAGCGCGTCGAGAGCGTCGTCGAGCGGCCCACCGTCGAGAACGGCGAACCGCTGAAGGCCGAACTGGAGTCGTTCGCCGCCGCGGTGCGGAACGGGTCCGAGCCGGTCGTCACCGCCGAGGACGGCCTCCGGGCGGTCGAGGTCGCCCGCCGCATCGACGACATCGCCGCCGGCCGACGGCGGGAGGAGCGGGAGAAGGAGGTGGCGTCGTGA
- a CDS encoding DegT/DnrJ/EryC1/StrS family aminotransferase, which yields MIPIADPRIGEEEREGVQRVLDSGQLADGEEVRRFEDEFADFCGAGHGVATTNGTTALHAAFEALGIGEGDAVVTTPFSFVASANAVRHAGAEPVFADIDPATFTLDPREVERVVRERDDVAAILAVHLYGLPAELDRLREIADEHDLALVEDAAQAHGAEYDRRRVGSFGDAACFSFYPTKNMTTGEGGMVTTDRADVAERVARFADHGRTSGYEHAEVGHNFRMTSLCAAIGRAQLPKLVDYTIARRGHAAYLSKRLADAGVITPNEPSRTRHVYHQYTIRYDDRDGLRDHLSDAGVGTGIYYPTPIHQQPAYADVDADCPVAERAADQVLSLPVHPELSTDDLRTICEAVESYANGDAPEPTADTGRGNA from the coding sequence ATGATCCCCATCGCGGACCCGCGGATCGGGGAGGAGGAACGCGAGGGCGTCCAGCGCGTGCTCGACAGCGGACAGCTGGCCGACGGGGAGGAGGTCCGCCGCTTCGAGGACGAGTTCGCCGACTTCTGCGGCGCGGGCCACGGCGTCGCCACCACGAACGGGACGACGGCGCTCCACGCCGCCTTCGAGGCGCTCGGGATCGGCGAGGGCGACGCGGTCGTCACGACGCCGTTCTCGTTCGTCGCGAGCGCGAACGCCGTCCGCCACGCGGGCGCCGAGCCCGTGTTCGCGGACATCGACCCCGCGACGTTCACGCTCGACCCGCGCGAGGTCGAGCGGGTCGTCCGCGAGCGCGACGACGTCGCCGCCATCCTCGCGGTCCACCTCTACGGGCTCCCCGCGGAGCTGGATCGCCTCCGGGAGATCGCCGACGAGCACGACCTCGCGCTCGTCGAGGACGCCGCGCAGGCGCACGGCGCCGAGTACGACCGACGGCGCGTCGGATCGTTCGGCGACGCGGCCTGCTTCTCGTTCTACCCGACGAAGAACATGACCACGGGGGAGGGCGGGATGGTGACGACGGACCGCGCCGACGTTGCCGAGAGGGTCGCCCGGTTCGCGGACCACGGTCGCACCTCGGGGTACGAGCACGCCGAGGTGGGGCACAACTTCCGGATGACGAGCCTGTGTGCGGCTATCGGCCGCGCGCAGCTCCCGAAGCTGGTCGACTACACCATCGCCCGGCGCGGGCACGCCGCCTACCTCTCGAAGCGGCTGGCCGACGCGGGCGTCATCACCCCCAACGAGCCGTCGAGGACGCGCCACGTCTACCACCAGTACACGATCCGCTACGACGACCGCGACGGCCTCCGCGACCACCTCTCGGACGCCGGCGTCGGCACGGGGATCTACTACCCGACGCCCATCCACCAGCAGCCTGCGTACGCCGACGTCGACGCCGACTGCCCGGTCGCGGAACGCGCGGCCGACCAGGTGCTCTCGCTGCCCGTCCACCCGGAGCTCTCGACCGACGACCTCCGGACGATCTGCGAGGCGGTCGAATCGTACGCGAACGGGGACGCCCCGGAACCGACGGCCGACACCGGCCGCGGGAACGCATGA
- a CDS encoding acyltransferase: protein MTNATIGDGAEIHPNVTLGDPDGSMPTIERGATIRRGTVVYGDVTIGEGFTTGHDALVREDTVIGDDVLVGTRAVIDGGSTVGDEVSIQTGAYLPTNTTVGDRVFVGPGAVLTNDDYPLREEVELEGPTLEDDATVGANATVLPGVTIGERAFVAAGAVVTEDVPADTLAVGSPAEHQPLPERLQGGNTVR, encoded by the coding sequence GTGACGAACGCGACGATCGGCGACGGCGCCGAGATACACCCGAACGTGACGCTGGGCGACCCCGACGGCTCGATGCCGACCATCGAGCGCGGGGCGACCATCCGCCGCGGCACCGTCGTCTACGGCGACGTGACCATCGGCGAAGGGTTCACCACCGGTCACGACGCGCTGGTTCGCGAGGACACCGTCATCGGCGACGACGTGCTCGTGGGCACGCGCGCGGTGATCGACGGCGGCTCGACCGTCGGCGACGAGGTGAGCATCCAGACCGGCGCGTACCTCCCGACGAACACCACCGTGGGTGACCGCGTGTTCGTCGGTCCGGGCGCGGTGCTCACGAACGACGACTACCCGCTGCGGGAGGAGGTCGAACTTGAGGGGCCGACCCTCGAGGACGACGCGACCGTCGGCGCGAACGCGACGGTGCTCCCCGGCGTCACCATCGGCGAGCGCGCGTTCGTCGCCGCCGGCGCCGTCGTCACGGAGGACGTGCCCGCCGACACCCTCGCGGTCGGCTCCCCGGCCGAGCACCAACCGCTCCCCGAGCGGCTCCAGGGAGGGAACACAGTCCGATGA
- a CDS encoding class I SAM-dependent methyltransferase, producing MHTREQGEVPAVSHYGSDGVVDRYVSLREDGLFEQEREALERGFFDADAPVLDLGCGAGRTTAAIAERGYDVVGVDISAPMVRAAEAATDATCLTADATQLPFRDGAFGTVLFSYNGLDDLYPESSRYAALGEINRVLADDGLFVFSAHNSRRLALVYPPTPAELRETAAFWARNLADGRIGTPYKRVEGVRGVYPVYHITPPAQRRQLRSFGFEPLTTLGRTGTLSRLFGPTVYYVARKGTA from the coding sequence ATGCATACGAGGGAACAGGGGGAGGTCCCGGCTGTGTCCCACTACGGGAGCGACGGCGTCGTCGACAGGTACGTCTCGCTCCGGGAGGACGGACTGTTCGAACAGGAGCGCGAGGCGCTCGAACGCGGGTTCTTCGACGCCGACGCGCCCGTACTCGACCTCGGGTGCGGGGCCGGGCGGACGACCGCGGCGATCGCCGAGCGCGGCTACGACGTGGTCGGCGTCGACATCAGCGCCCCGATGGTCCGGGCGGCCGAGGCGGCCACCGACGCGACGTGTCTCACGGCCGACGCGACGCAGCTCCCCTTCCGGGACGGGGCGTTCGGGACCGTCCTGTTCTCGTACAACGGCCTCGACGACCTGTACCCCGAGTCGAGCCGGTACGCCGCGCTCGGCGAGATCAACCGCGTGCTCGCCGACGACGGGCTGTTCGTGTTCAGCGCGCACAACAGCCGGCGACTGGCGCTGGTCTACCCCCCAACGCCGGCCGAACTCCGGGAGACGGCGGCGTTCTGGGCGCGCAACCTCGCGGACGGTCGTATCGGGACGCCGTACAAGCGGGTCGAGGGCGTCAGGGGCGTCTACCCGGTGTACCACATCACACCCCCGGCCCAGCGACGGCAGCTCCGCTCGTTCGGCTTCGAGCCGCTTACGACGCTCGGCCGGACCGGAACGCTCTCCCGGCTGTTCGGCCCGACGGTGTACTACGTCGCGCGCAAAGGAACCGCGTGA
- a CDS encoding right-handed parallel beta-helix repeat-containing protein — protein sequence MAPSHIDDAGEKEAVTDQSNGSGTPSKRGRTGTTSRRSLLKGAAAAAATLGTVGVATGGAAAQESSLPLSPDGKTTIEPGKYAWEGEELEIGSDAALVGGGSEGDVVLNLESGTMQGTVEGTLENVVVRGKNPEPKAGLDLSPGATLDGFIWPEGGQQSEDRALYTDSGGDERVTIRNSAWGSMANNGAYVDKPPVTIENCAAVNNNIAGIRVGHRDGTSSGKTSHVRNCLIAVTGEIPSDDTNSANARGLRIRHPGTFVIEDCYFVYLDVEGAGNPIEIEDDAPGSTVEIRNCAFYNETENPLLVDETGGDLDLTVENCVAVGSGNHEIDAEFGGSGVTSDGDASFPTPGELTGYPSADEIKGVGSGVGPWNSGGSAGGSQQEGDESGGDGSSEDSSEDASSVEFSRHA from the coding sequence ATGGCGCCAAGCCACATCGACGATGCAGGGGAGAAGGAAGCGGTTACCGACCAGTCGAACGGGAGCGGTACGCCCTCCAAACGGGGTCGAACGGGGACCACGTCGCGGCGCTCGCTGCTGAAGGGGGCGGCCGCCGCCGCCGCCACGCTGGGGACCGTCGGCGTCGCCACGGGCGGCGCGGCCGCCCAGGAGTCCTCGCTGCCGCTCAGCCCCGACGGGAAGACCACCATCGAGCCCGGCAAGTACGCGTGGGAGGGCGAGGAGCTCGAGATCGGCTCCGACGCGGCGCTGGTCGGCGGCGGGTCGGAGGGCGACGTGGTGCTGAACCTCGAGTCCGGGACGATGCAGGGAACCGTGGAGGGGACCCTCGAGAACGTCGTCGTCCGCGGGAAGAACCCCGAGCCGAAGGCCGGGCTCGACCTGTCCCCCGGCGCGACGCTCGACGGGTTCATCTGGCCCGAGGGCGGCCAGCAGAGCGAGGACCGCGCGCTGTACACCGACTCCGGCGGCGACGAGCGCGTGACGATCCGGAACTCCGCCTGGGGGTCCATGGCCAACAACGGGGCGTACGTCGACAAGCCCCCGGTGACGATCGAGAACTGCGCGGCGGTGAACAACAACATCGCCGGCATCCGCGTCGGCCACCGCGACGGCACCAGCAGCGGGAAGACTAGTCACGTCCGGAACTGCCTGATCGCCGTCACGGGCGAGATCCCGAGCGACGACACCAACTCCGCGAACGCGCGCGGCCTCCGCATCCGCCACCCGGGGACGTTCGTCATCGAGGACTGCTACTTCGTCTACCTCGACGTCGAGGGCGCGGGCAACCCGATCGAGATCGAGGACGACGCACCCGGTTCGACCGTCGAGATCCGCAACTGCGCGTTCTACAACGAGACGGAGAACCCCCTCCTCGTGGACGAGACGGGCGGCGACCTCGACCTGACGGTCGAGAACTGCGTCGCCGTCGGCTCGGGGAACCACGAGATCGACGCCGAGTTCGGCGGGTCCGGCGTCACGTCGGACGGCGACGCCTCGTTCCCCACCCCCGGCGAACTGACCGGCTACCCCTCCGCGGACGAGATCAAGGGCGTCGGCTCCGGCGTCGGCCCGTGGAACTCGGGCGGGTCGGCCGGCGGCAGCCAACAGGAGGGCGACGAGTCGGGTGGTGACGGATCGAGCGAAGACTCGAGCGAGGACGCGTCCAGCGTCGAGTTCAGCCGCCATGCCTAA
- a CDS encoding nucleotide sugar dehydrogenase, protein MTTRSEVRSLYGTDLDDDARRAAFVNGEVPVAVYGLGKMGLPLATVYAETCGNVTGVDVDPDVVAAVEAGECHVEREPGLPEAVSAVSEAGALTATTDPAAAARDASVHVVIVPTLVTEANEPDLSTLEAAVEGVASGLYPGDLVVVESTVPPGTCRDVVLPLLERESGLRRGEFGLAFCPERTSSGRALRDVRGAHPKVVGGVDAESTRCARTIYEELVDNEVLPVSDATTAEAVKVFEGLYRDVNIALANEAARFTDELDIDTREAIATANTQPFCDIHTPGPGVGGHCIPYYPYFLINWLETAAPLLETARGVNDAMPDFVAAKVAEGLQADGTALDDARVLVLGLTYRAGVKETRASPALGVCSALSDHGAEVLAADPLVDAEGFDADDVPLEEIYDRDVDAVALVTDHPEFDAVDWPAFDDGLVVVDGRDVVDLGGADHRLYTVGRGWE, encoded by the coding sequence GTGACGACGAGGTCCGAGGTCCGGTCGCTGTACGGCACGGACCTCGACGACGACGCCCGGCGCGCCGCGTTCGTGAACGGCGAGGTGCCGGTCGCGGTGTACGGCCTCGGCAAGATGGGCCTCCCGCTCGCGACCGTGTACGCCGAGACGTGCGGGAACGTCACCGGCGTCGACGTCGACCCCGACGTGGTCGCGGCCGTCGAGGCCGGCGAGTGCCACGTCGAGCGCGAGCCGGGCCTGCCCGAGGCGGTCTCGGCGGTCTCCGAGGCAGGTGCGCTGACGGCGACGACCGACCCGGCCGCGGCCGCCCGGGACGCGAGCGTCCACGTCGTCATCGTGCCGACGCTCGTCACCGAGGCGAACGAACCCGACCTCTCCACGCTGGAGGCGGCGGTCGAGGGCGTCGCGAGCGGCCTCTACCCCGGCGACCTCGTCGTCGTCGAGTCGACCGTGCCGCCGGGAACGTGCCGCGACGTCGTGCTCCCGCTGCTGGAGCGTGAGAGCGGCCTCCGGCGCGGCGAGTTCGGGCTGGCGTTCTGTCCCGAGCGGACCTCCAGCGGGCGCGCGCTCCGGGACGTGCGCGGGGCGCACCCGAAGGTCGTCGGCGGCGTCGACGCCGAGAGCACCCGGTGTGCGCGGACGATCTACGAGGAGCTCGTGGACAACGAGGTGCTCCCGGTGTCGGACGCGACGACCGCTGAGGCGGTGAAGGTGTTCGAGGGGCTGTACCGCGACGTGAACATCGCGCTCGCCAACGAGGCCGCGCGGTTCACCGACGAGCTCGACATCGACACCCGCGAGGCGATCGCGACCGCCAACACCCAGCCGTTCTGCGACATCCACACCCCCGGTCCGGGCGTGGGCGGTCACTGCATCCCGTACTACCCGTACTTCCTCATCAACTGGCTGGAGACCGCGGCGCCGCTGCTGGAGACGGCGCGCGGGGTGAACGACGCCATGCCGGACTTCGTCGCCGCGAAGGTGGCCGAGGGGCTCCAGGCCGACGGGACGGCCCTGGACGACGCGCGCGTGCTCGTCCTGGGGCTCACCTACCGCGCCGGCGTGAAGGAGACCCGCGCCAGCCCCGCGCTCGGGGTGTGCTCGGCGCTCTCCGACCACGGCGCGGAGGTGCTCGCCGCGGACCCGCTCGTCGACGCCGAGGGGTTCGACGCCGACGACGTCCCGCTCGAGGAGATCTACGACCGGGACGTCGACGCCGTCGCGCTCGTCACCGACCACCCCGAGTTCGACGCGGTCGACTGGCCCGCGTTCGACGACGGGCTGGTCGTCGTCGACGGCCGGGACGTCGTCGACCTCGGGGGCGCAGACCACCGGCTCTACACCGTGGGGCGGGGCTGGGAATGA